From the Dermacentor variabilis isolate Ectoservices chromosome 5, ASM5094787v1, whole genome shotgun sequence genome, the window aaatgcagggaggttaacctaaTATTAGTCTCCAGTTTGGTACCCTACACTGGAGTTGGGAGACAGGGGCTAGAAAGAGGACAGAAAAGAAAGGGTTAAAATAAAgtgcacacacagagacacacacacgaagggcgctcaagttagagacgttcacaaaagccggtagatcgcaagaagcgcagtagtgTTTGCACGggcttcttctgtgacgttagctcTTGTCGATAGTGTAGAATTCCTTCTTCAGAAAGTGGTCGGTTGTTCAGCTGGTTGAATGGAGGAACATTATGCAATATAGGGGGTAAGTCGCTCGACGATGAAGAAAGACAGCAATGAAAGTGTAAAATGGCAAGCAATTACGCATTCAGCCGAatcaaagaaagaagaagactgCGATAATAATTTCCTGATGGTGAGTAAAGTTGAAACAAATGAATCTATATGACATAAAAAAAGACATCAACGGCGATGAGCATGGAAAAAATGTATTATCGAGGAtctagaaaagaaattttgatgCTTAATCTCTCAGACACTggtggcgttttctttttcttctttttgtaattTTTGCATGTCGACGCACTTTTATCACAGGTAAAAAACCTGCGAGGAATAAGTCTGAGGCCTCAATTATACTTCGGTGTTACTAGTCTGAGGCCTTGATTACTCTTGACCTTTTACAGTTCCAGTGGCGAGCGCATGAGTGCACCAACTCTACCACAACAGATGCATGCTTGCGCATCCATTAGATTACGCTCCCAATTGTTACTTTCCTCTTACTGGCGAAGCCATCCATATTTATCTAATAACGCTGCAAGCCTGTCCAGATACGTACTATCACACTGGAATGAGATGCAAACAAGGGCAAATACAGATAAAGAAAAACACTTCTTGCGCTTGATTATTTAATAACTGCTTGAAATTGTAATGTATGATCGTTCACTGTAGCGGGTCGCTAAGAGCGCTCACGCCTGCATGGCATAGGCCACTGTGAATGAATTTACTTAAGCGTCGTACCAAACAGCGAATGTCGAAAGTAAATTCCCCCTTCTATTTCGTTTTCCTTGTGTCCCGCGTTTCATTCCGGCCGTGGTATAGCGCACAAAGATGCGCTTCATTTCATTCGAAATCGTTGCCAACCGACTGAAGCCCCTTACTTCTTAATTACGGGAACAGCGCGACTCGGAGAAACAGCTTCAGCGGGCGAGTCTATTACAGCGTTCTTTATGCGATGTAACCGCACCCGCCCCTTGAAAGCTCGTCAGACAGGAGAGGTGTGCACTCACGTCGTTTTGCCTTCGCTGCCGGGCAAGCTGAAGGAGACGATGCAGTCGACCTTGTTGGGGTCGGAAAGGCCCCGACCACTCCACGAGACGCTCAGCTTGACGGCCGACGGGTCCTCCAGGCTGCTGCCGTTGCGGTAGCACTGGTACGTGGTCAGTGGATCCTTGCGTACAATCTGCGCACATTAAAGCAGGAcgtgggggaaaaaagaaaacccgaCGGCATAAAACAAGACGTGGCATCACATATGACACTCCAACACAACCCAATTTTTGATTGGACTGATTGCTAATTTAACTGCTGATTGGTTCTGCCCCTTGTAACCTTACAGTTTTCCAACTAGGCATCCTTGTGAAACCATGCATGATGTCCCAGCCATCCTACATCACGTCTAAAAAAATTAAAGAGAGATGGGCCATTATACGCGAAGATAGCCAAATTCATATTGTTCGCAGTCCAgtagagtagccgccagtaattctttttgGTGCCATTCAATTTAGTAGTTCATTGCAAATAGCTATTTTTCAATTACATGCACTAAATGACTTGCTGTCAATAGAGAAATGGCAGGAAAGTGAAAGAAACTTCAAACTGACATGTTTTCAGCCAGGTACTTTCTGCCCATTTATTCTTCCgaagaaagaaagcccgcgaaaaatGAAAAACTCGACGTGACCAACCGTGAGGCCACATCAAAAGGCAGCGCGTTCAAAAAAGGCGTCGCGCTGTCatgaccaatatatatatatatatatatatatatatatatatatatatatatatatatatattcttttaccATTATTGCACAGCGCATTTTCTAGTGTTCGCTAATTTTACACCTGAGCCTTCAAGCTTGCAGTGTTGAAAGACAGACGGCGCGCTGCGCCCAATTTTTTTAAACGATTATATTGGAATTCGGGACACCAACAAACACCACCTAACCCGATTGTTTACTGCAAACCAAGAGGCCTTAtttatgtaagaaaaaaaaatttcttcgtcAAGAACTAGTGACATAGCCACCAAATGGAGCTGtagtaatgcttttttttttttgccgccataTTTTGTGGTAATCAGCGTGGTATGTCTCTTATTATGAACGCAACAAAAATTGTCGTAATCTAGACGCATAGTTGTGTAGAAAAACTACAACAGGAATTAACTTTAAATTCAGTGTGTGCACTGAGTGTCAGGAAAATCAGGGTCCAACATAAATTTgaaacaattgtttttttttattttcgcaacTCGTAGTAAAACCAACATTCTTTTACAAACGACTATTTCCAAAATACTTCAGCCACTTTAATATTATAAGTAGGCCACGATATTGTCGGCAAATTTGTGCAATACAACAGCAGGTCATATTATGCAAAATGGCTTGTTACTCTTTGAAGTAGTGGCTTGGCGCAAaaaaaaccacggacacaaggaagacagacaaggacaagcgctactcacaactgttaaACTGTGTaagaatagagatagatgtgtgagtgagccttccatcacattactggatgccgaatttaacttcttgcgcaaccgcctttgatgtgcatgtaccggcttctcttttgcttggtaggcgcatgcgtgacaacaggatatatatatatatatatatatatatatatatatatatatatatatatatatatatatatatatatatatatatatatatatatatatatatatatgcactatccttccttcgattaaacagttgtgagtagcgccgcttgtccttgtctgtcttccttgtgtccgtgatTTTTTtgcgctaagccactacttcaaatatggacgaccaactagcccaacagtcaactcttctaggcTTGTTACTCGCCCTGAGCTGTTAATTTTCTGCGCACCACTTATCTATTTCACTGGTAGTCCTCACACAATGCTCTTCACATCGCTGTTGTCACCATCGAAGGAACTTTGAATTTTTTTGAGGTCATACTGCGCCACTTCGTAGCGACATAGGCGAACTGATTCTGTAAACTCTGGACGAGCGTGTTCTGATTAAGTGCTTTGCGTCGGGCTTACGTCACTGACTCTGAAAAGAAGTGCGGCCAAAAAATTACCTAAGATTGTTCAAGCGCATTGACAACGAGAACAAGCCAGTGTATATGCACACTTGTTTTCGTTATCAGGGCGTTTAAACGATCCTAAGTATTATGCCTCACCGAGATGACCGAACGTCAACGCTTGTGGCCTAGCAATCTACAAAAATCGAAAAATACACAAAGACGAAATGCAATAACACATTCGGGAGGAGCatccgccgtggtagcttagtggacATGTGGAGTTTCGCTGCTAAGCTCAAGCTGGCCGCGCGGGCGCATTcccaggaagggggggggggggaggacaggTAGAAGTGGGGGAGAAGGGGGGAATGCAGAAGTGCTCGTGTACTCACATCtatttaggtgcgtgttaaaaACCCCAGgatggtccaaattaatccgacgtcctccactacggcgtgcctcataatgaaatcgtggttatggcacgtaaaacgccagaatttcgTTTCAATTCTAACACACAGAAGGGGTACAAAAATACCTCGGTACCTACTAAAGCAGAGGACGTTGGGTCACTTGCGTACGCATTCGATGCGATGATCGTGGCCGTCCGATGAAAACGCACTAGGTCTAGTGGTCGTGGAGAGATATTTACGCAGCCAGTCGCGTCTTTTGGGTTTCCGCTAGTCAAGTTACGCCAATTGATCAGCCGAAAGCTTGCCTGATACGAATGTGGGTTGTTCGTGAAGCTGTCTGGTAGCGTACCTCAAAGAAATCCTTCAAGGGCGAGCAGAACACACCGCTTGATGCCAGGAGGACAAGCAGGGCACAGAATGATGATTTCGTCGATGTCATGACTGCAAAGGAggcccgaaaaagaaaagaaccgacAGAAACGCAACACTTATTTCTACTGTTACCACACCAAGTCATTTGGGAGAGTAACAGCCTTAATTTTAGTCACCTTGACCGCTTTCTTACGTTCAACTTGTGTAACACGAAATGAGGACGCCACCTCGTTTACCCATTCAACATTTTCGCATCTGAGGAAATGCGAGCGGCACCCAGCACTTGAGACTGGTCGGGTTCGTTGGTGATGGGTGCGGGAGGGAGTAAGGAACGTGACACGCGGACGACCCGGTACGTTACCTTGTGTGCATTTTCTGCTTTTAACGCACAGTCGAGTTTCGCCGTCGTTTCCCACCAAGTTCCCTACAGTAGCTTACATGACACAAGCTTGATTCATTGGTGGTGAACCGAACACAGAGGGAAAATTAAAGGAAAAGTGACTGCCCAAGGCTGTTTCGCAGCCGTGTTCAAAGATTTAATCTATATGTCCGAATgtgaaagtaagaaaacagtttgctcttccttgcttttattatttgttttttcttctttgctaCACAGTCTTTCTAAAGATATTCGTACCTGCACTTCAACGTGCACTAAAAATTGTCAACACTTTGCGCCTATGTACTGAACTCTTAAATCATCACGAAATGGTACGCCCGCCGTGTGCAAGGATAAACATTTCCCTCAATTATCTTGTAAGATAAAATAACCAGTTACCTTTCTTCGAATGGCAGACATATGCATGCCCTGGGTGCTCCACACTATTCTAATAGAGGTCAGAATGGCAAAGAGTTTCGCTGCCTCTTGCAAGCCAGAATGCCTTCGGGTACCTGGCATATGCACGGTGATATGGCATTTCAAAAATTCTGACGTAAACTTGGTCCAAGTTGTTCGAGCAACAGCCGGTAGTTTGAATCTCACTAAACGCCATAAATCCTTGAGTGTATGCATAGAACTGTGAGGCGATGAAGCGTGTCCAGCGGTGGCGCACTTTCCCTCCTCGGCAGTCATCTACGCCGTTGTCCAGTCACATGCTGCATTTCAGCAAAATATGTTAAACCAACATGGTCTTATAATAATAACGCGTACAATCAAGAATACTTATTCAGCGCCATCTTGGCGCCCCATATGGTATCACTGCAGGACCATTGGCTCTCTGAATTCGATTTTGATTTGGTTCATTTCACAGCATCAAGTACACAAAAAAATTCACCTTTAAGTGACCATAACGGAGAAAAGCTACGTTTCAGCAGCTCGACTAGCCCCGCCACCCCCAGAACACAAAGGCAAGACAAAGGTAACCAGTCCCGTCTATTACCCACGCCCTGGGGCAACCGCTCCCACCCGCTAGTTGAAAATTCGTGAGTCTGCTCACTGCGTCTAACCGTCTTCAGACCTCAACTCCCTTTATTATTCCTTTTTGGTATCGACTTTCTTAGGTTTACAGAAAGCGCAGCGTATTCTAGACGTCACCACGTCTTGATCAAGAACTCCACTTAATCTTGACGGAACGGAAGACCTAATCTTTTATGCTCTAACGCCGCATCTGCATAGACAAGAGCCTCGGTCCGGGTCATGACAGGCCACATGCTGCCCTCTAGCGTGCATCGCAAGCTCACGGCACACGGAAGTTTTTATGCCTGTCTCTCTTTTCGTGTCTGCGTTCCGTCCTCACGATCATAATTTCGCTGTTCGTACTAAGCAACATGTAATCGTGCATTAAACTATGTAACCCCCGCTTGTCCTGAAAGTAACTCCGACGTGGTTTTCGTCGCGCAGGTTTGCAGCATTTCACACAGTTTACGTCGACTTCTTCACTTGCCGTTACGGATTGCACCTTCACCGTGCAATAAGCGAAGGATGGACTCACCTGGGCGATGTGTTGGTGCTCAAACAGGCGTCCTTGCTGCGGGCGCTTCGGTTTCGGTCTGGCGAGTGGCATTCTCCAGCCGCCGACGCTTATCACCGAGGTGTCCGTTTCGTTTTTCTTGTTCCCACCTGACGGTTGGGCGTTCCTCGCAAATGCATACAACACGAACTCGCATATTTTTCGATGGAGAAGAGACGcggccgaggctgggtgtgtatCTTTTCCAGGAAGCAGCCCCGCCAACACCGGACCAAGGCCGCACCTTCTTGCGCTCGAGAGAGATTTCATTCGCCGACGACTCGCTTCGTGCACTGTACAAAGACGGTCGGTCCTCCTCCCTCCCTGCTGTTTGCATTTGTTTATCGCCTGTATAAGAACTCTATGAGGGTCAGTTAGAACGAGAGTGGAGGTAATACCACATTTACTCGGGCACTGCGCTTCCAGTAAACAAATGGCTGGCATCAACGTTCACGATTGGCTGTTCAAGCTTATCACGGCTCGCGTTCGCAGAGAAGTTCTTtagctagaattgttcgtaacagCAAATTCAGCGAATATAATACTAAATACGTCTTTAGTGAAGGTGGCCGGCTGATAAAAAAGCACAGTTACGAATGAAGGGCCCGATTTTCGAAGCCTTCCGTTTGTCAGAACTTTTCCTGACTGGTGCGCTGACTTCGAAAATGATATGTTCGCTGCCAATATTGGGCCGTATTCTTTCTTCAGACTCACAACTAAGGTAAGTACTTTTTGTAAATTGTGGCGGAACAGCTTTATGAAATTCACAAAAGCTTTCGTTCATATGTGCATTTTGCCATCGGCCAGCTGCGGCGGCTAGTATATCTGACATCGCCGCTGGCTGGCATCTATTACAAACAGTTTTAGCataagatttttttttgtatatgagTGCCCAGATTTTTAAACGCTCAGGAGCGCCGACGAAGGGAACCATCTTTAAAATAAACTTCGGCGTGACAGCAAATGTTCTAGTATAACATTATAACCGCATTCCCTGCCATCCTCGTTGTTCACGCCAAGCAATAGCTACGGGtataactttctttctttgttgaagTGCGAAATTTTCTTCAGGCCCAAGCATGCTGACAAGGGCTCGTATTCGCAAAGAGCCCCTACGCTATAATTATTCGTGAGAAAAAACTTCAGCTAATCCTGACGCTgaacatatcattagcgaaggtaGCCCATCAATGACGAAGtgaacttacgaacgaaaagctttgtggattCGGCCCCAGAATCCATAGAACAAACTGCTCAGCCGTGCGTGCGGTCCCCGCTCCGCGCAACTGTATTCCCGAATGCGCGCTCAAGTAAACAATAGAAGTCTGTAAATCTGTAGTTCtgctatatttctttttctgccagCTGTCGATGACACAACTGACAGTTGGCGTCGATGCAAGTATAAATAATTCAGGAGGACGAAACCAGTGGAGGCAATCAGCTGTTAAAACATAAATTTTCCAATTACGACGGCTCACGCATTCGTAAATTAACCTCTCGGTCTCGTTTTCCTGAATTATTTATCCTTGCAGGAACGCCAGCTGCGGCTGTGTCACAGAGAGGCAGAAAGCAAAAAAGGTCGCAGATTTTAGCGATTCCTTTCGACTATGAAGACAGTTACTGCGACAGCCGAATTCTACTACATTGAAAACCGCAATATTGTTTTCACTTGCCTGCAGTTTTCCTCGAATAATTATGCTCACCCACTACGTGAGAATGACAAAGAAGTTAGCGGTTTCTAATCCAGAAGTGGATGTTTCTAGGCTAGTCGGTGGATATTGCGCAGCCGACCATAAATTTTTATGATCGCTTAGCGCAATCAAGGGCGCTCCCCTTGTCCctttccgtccttccttgtttgcgctgAGCGATCATAAACATTTATGGTCTGCTGAGCTAGCGTTTGCATGCACTCAGACCTTGAAGTAATTGTCCGGTACTGATGTCGCACGATAACGCAAGATATCGATAATGTGAGAATCTAAATTCTCATCGGGTCCGATATCTTGCGCTATTACGCAAAATATCGTGGGATTTCGAGCTGCCCGTGGACTCTGAGACCGGCGGCGTCTGTACGTGTATTTCGGAGGCCCAAGTCAGCAATACTGTAAGGGGTTTGTACCCCGTGACGACGTGCCATTTGATCTGTTTTGACTGAGGGGGCTGCATAGCTTGTGGAAAACAAATGCAGAAGCACTGCGTTAATCAAAAATACATTTCCGTCAGATTATTAGGCATTTCGAGCAAGTTTATGATCAAGATTATCGTCAGCCGGATTGGTATCGCCTTTCGATTAAGTGTTTAGCTTCTTCTTTCTAGATTTTAGTGCgatggaggggggagggggggcggggttGCTTTGTATTATGTTAATTTTATTTGTAGATACTGCTCGCTATTCTTTCATTGATTAGGATTATTTGGTGTGATTATCTGGCGCGACTATCTTGTGCTTGCAATACTGTAAATAGTTCCTGTAACGTGCACCATTTTTGCTCTCTGTGATAAATaccatgacaaaaagaaaaaaaaaggtttcgcgATAGCGCTGTGGCGAGCGCGCCCGACTAAACAAATGCACATTTCTGCAGTGACATGGGCTCGAATTCCACTGGTGTCGGCTGTGGACGAGGTTTCCTTTTTCTCCGCCTTACGGCGATGGTAAAGCGGAAGGAGAGGAGGTGGCCTGACGACGACAGAGTAACGTTCAACCCTTCGGGCGTCGTCAGCGTAACGGAATGGAAAGACGGACAAGGCAAATCCAGTTTCGAGCACtcagctgctgtcgcagtaaaattgaataaaaaggggggggggggcgaggttgGCAGGACAAATGGTGTACACACGACTGGCCGTTGTCGGGCGCTCCACGGTGCTCTGACTGCGAGCGTTACAATTAGGCTGGTCTAAATTGTGTGCTCGGAGCACATTCGGCTGGTCCTTTCAGGGCGCCACGCTCCCGCCCAGAGTGCTCGGAGGCGCTCTCACTTTCAACATGGAAGCGTGACCGAGATCCGACAGAGACTCGATCACGTGGTCACACCGATTGCTCTGGTAGCAGATGGGGCAGCGTTTCTCCGGCTTCAACCTCCGCATCGCTGCAAACAGAGTTTGACTGCGATAGGAATCGACCGAATGTATGCCATAAATATACCAGGCTTACCACCCTGTACGCGAGTGTAATGGGGAAGGAGTTAGCGGAGTAAAAGGTCGAAGAGGAGTGTGCTTGCCATACAGTGTGAAGTTAAAAGCCTCCAATTCACACTCAcatagggaaaaaaatgaaaacaaaaatgagaaaCAACCTCCAGCAGTCCTGGCCGTGTATTCTGACTTTGGTGAAATCACGCAATATCGAAGTTAATGCTGCGGGCAGAAGTAACGGACCTCCCAACATTTTGCAAACCGCAATTCGCCATGACTGGACCGAACTGTTACCGTTTGTCGCTCAGCGCATCCACAAATAGTGACGATGGCATTTTTTGCTAGCTGATGTAAAAATGAAAATCAATGTCGTCCTGGATGGTCCAATACTTTTGCTCAACAGAACAACTTAAATCACAGAACTCCGCAATGAAATTCTACTGCGACTTCGTAGGCTTCGCGGTATCCACATAGCACTATGAATGCGCTCTGCTCACCTCGGAATACTTAGAGTTGTATCAGTGTAACTGCGCCAGTTGCCTTATATGAGTATAATCTCAGCATAATTGAACTGTCTACACCACGAAGGCGAATACATCACGGCACATGTGGAACGCTATGGCGCTACGTGAGTAGATTATGCCTGAAATAAGTTCCACCTCGACTACGTAAAGCTAGTAAACCTGTTGTATAATTCTATTGCAAGAACGCTGACACCTGTAGTTCGATCCCACaacggtgcaaaaaaaaaataataaactggGAGTATTTTTCCCCCGAGTTCTGTTGCGCACCTTGGCAATCTACCAGCAATGGTCACATATAGAATTTCCAGTCACACTCATCAGTAATAAATGCGCATTCATTTTGGCATACGTTGCCTTACAAAGGATTTCGCCAGTTCGTGACGTCTGGAAAGGCCTGGCTTTGTCGAGCTATGCTGTCGGTCAGGGATCCACAAAAGTAAGTTCCGGCTATTGCGCTCGAACGACTGAAATTCCCTGCCTCATTCCTTCTCTCCAGTGATGCCCCCGTTGCTTCGCGAACGGCTGTGCTGTATATTTTAAAACCACGACACTGCGAAATCGGCGCATTATGATTAAACCTTTGCGGTAAATTGATATCATTAAACGCTAAAGAGAGACAAGCGAATCGTGAGCCCAATTGTATTTTATATAATCATCTAGCGTGCAGTTTGAGCGTACAAATATAGAACACAGAGAAAGCATGAGAACGTCTTCGCCGGCGCCACATTGGTGGTTGGAAATCTGTAGAGAACGTCACTCCCTGTTCTAATCCTTCTTTCTCACGACTTCTGTGCATGCAACACATTCTCACCAGTGTGAAGCAACGGCAAGCTGA encodes:
- the LOC142582839 gene encoding uncharacterized protein LOC142582839; the protein is MTSTKSSFCALLVLLASSGVFCSPLKDFFEIVRKDPLTTYQCYRNGSSLEDPSAVKLSVSWSGRGLSDPNKVDCIVSFSLPGSEGKTTFHASAEYAPQKDYAILAAGGKNVNLYLLEAPHNGKAYFFKHVDTSTGDESFKIYDTSATCENAHALRKIVCTDPCSLQNTAQ